One Alnus glutinosa chromosome 3, dhAlnGlut1.1, whole genome shotgun sequence genomic region harbors:
- the LOC133864526 gene encoding probable membrane-associated kinase regulator 4 encodes MAESLLSCDHADDDYIDMEVSSFSNFLCHSISSPPHPREFEFQMSSISQEREPTTSPADELFYKGKLLPLHLPPRLQMVEKLLQNSNPACDTRKDIFEEFYSTPLATTATTPISSTTPFESCNVSPAESCRVSRELNLDEYISEYSTENPKKSWTKKIKQSSLGLKLKASRAYLKSLFSKSGCSHESCTAATKRADEGSVSKATEGKKIYPFGQIQKDKYCSTSSSIMRSSEKEKNDAVGVGGHHRRSFSVVIKRHSTTKKSSSSGSSSSSSSNNSNEFHELQFLKRSSSSSSDIEISIQGAIAHCKQSLQRFHSRKTVSEVGFYSLSASRISVREDQERPDLCRG; translated from the coding sequence ATGGCGGAGAGCCTGCTATCATGTGATCATGCAGATGATGACTACATCGACATGGAAGTGAGCTCATTCTCCAACTTCCTTTGCCATTCTATAAGCTCCCCTCCACACCCAAGAGAGTTTGAGTTCCAAATGTCTTCCATCTCTCAAGAAAGAGAGCCTACAACTTCCCCAGCTGACGAGCTCTTCTACAAAGGAAAGCTCCTTCCTCTTCACCTCCCCCCACGTTTACAAATGGTTGAAAAACTCCTCCAAAACTCCAACCCTGCTTGCGACACAAGAAAAGACATCTTTGAAGAATTCTACAGCACGCCTTTAGCCACTACTGCCACAACACCGATTTCTAGCACCACCCCGTTTGAATCCTGCAATGTCTCGCCCGCCGAATCTTGCCGGGTGAGTAGAGAACTGAACCTGGATGAGTATATCTCCGAGTATTCGACCGAAAACCCGAAAAAGTCATGGACCAAAAAGATCAAGCAGTCGTCTCTTGGTCTAAAGCTGAAGGCTTCCAGGGCTTATCTCAAGTCTTTGTTCAGTAAATCTGGCTGCTCGCATGAATCCTGTACAGCGGCTACCAAAAGAGCAGATGAAGGATCGGTTTCAAAAGCCACGGAGGGAAAGAAGATTTACCCATTTGGACAAATTCAGAAAGACAAATATTGCTCCACGTCATCAAGTATCATGAGGAGCagtgagaaagaaaagaatgatgCTGTTGGTGTTGGTGGCCACCATAGGAGATCATTCTCGGTGGTAATCAAACGCCATTCGACGACAAAGAAGTCTTCGTCATCTGggtcatcttcatcttcaagctCGAACAATTCAAATGAGTTTCACGAGTTGCAGTTTCTCAAGAGAAGTAGCAGCTCGAGTTCAGATATTGAGATATCGATTCAAGGAGCAATTGCTCATTGCAAGCAGTCTCTGCAGCGGTTCCATTCCAGAAAGACTGTAAGTGAAGTTGGGTTTTACTCATTGTCAGCTTCCAGGATTTCAGTTCGTGAAGATCAAGAAAGGCCAGACCTTTGCAGAGGTTGA
- the LOC133862799 gene encoding ankyrin repeat-containing protein ITN1 — translation MASPIEEGVERDLEKGVLTPQRSLNPLAEPSPTPSPSSTAPALVLSNSGKRIDQAGKKKYVKQVTGRHNDTELHLAAQRGDLAAVKQVLHDIDSQMMGTLSGAEFDTEVAEVQAAVVNEVNELGETALYKAAEKGYLDIVKELLKYSSKETLTNKNQSGFDPLHIAASQGHNAIVKVLLDHDPGLSKTIGPAGATPLISAATRGHTEVVDELLSKDCSLLEIPRSNGKNALHLAARQGHVEIVKSLLRKDAQLARRTDKKGQTALHMAVKGQSCEAVKLLLEADAAIVMLPDKKGNTALHVATRKKRVEIVNELLSLPDTNVNALTREHKTAFDIAIELPLSEESTEIKECLSQYGALRANELNQPKDELRKTVTQIKKDVHIQLEQTRKTNKNVHNISKELRKLHREGINNATNSVTVVAVLFATVAFAAIFTVPGGDNDNGSAVVVSRASFKIFFIFNAIALFTSLAVVVVQITLVRGETKAEKKVVVIINKLMWLASVCTSVAFMASSYIVVGKKHEWAAILVTGVGGVIMAAVLGTMTYYVVRSKRNRLMRKREKRSGSNSGHHSDYSNSGVDPIFAL, via the exons ATGGCGTCACCGATCGAAGAag GAGTTGAGAGGGACTTAGAGAAGGGAGTGTTGACTCCACAGCGTAGTCTAAACCCTCTCGCCGAGCCGTCGCCGACGCCGTCTCCGTCTTCGACAGCTCCGGCGCTAGTCCTTTCCAATTCCGGTAAGCGGATTGATCAGGCGGGGAAGAAGAAGTACGTGAAGCAGGTGACGGGGCGGCACAACGACACCGAGCTGCACTTGGCGGCACAGCGCGGGGATCTGGCCGCGGTGAAGCAGGTGCTTCACGATATCGATTCGCAGATGATGGGAACTCTCAGTGGCGCAGAGTTCGATACGGAGGTCGCCGAGGTCCAGGCTGCGGTTGTGAATGAGGTCAATGAATTGGGAGAGACGGCACTGTATAAGGCGGCCGAGAAGGGGTACCTTGATATTGTGAAGGAATTGTTGAAGTATTCGAGTAAAGAGACTCTCACGAATAAGAACCAGTCTGGGTTCGATCCATTGCATATAGCTGCAAGTCAAGGGCACAATG CCATTGTCAAGGTGCTTCTAGATCATGACCCTGGGCTCAGCAAAACAATCGGCCCAGCAGGCGCAACTCCTCTTATATCTGCAGCTACAAGAGGCCATACAGAAGTAGTGGATGAACTGCTGTCAAAGGATTGTAGCTTGTTGGAGATCCCTAGATCCAATGGGAAAAATGCATTGCATTTGGCTGCCCGACAAGGGCATGTTGAGATTGTAAAATCATTGCTGAGAAAAGATGCACAGCTAGCACGAAGGACTGACAAGAAAGGGCAGACTGCATTGCATATGGCCGTAAAAGGGCAGAGCTGTGAGGCGGTCAAATTGCTTCTCGAGGCTGATGCTGCTATTGTCATGCTTCCAGATAAAAAGGGTAACACAGCATTACATGTAGCCACAAGGAAAAAGCGAGTAGAG ATAGTGAATGAGTTGCTATCCCTTCCCGACACCAATGTTAATGCACTGACCAGAGAGCACAAAACAGCTTTTGACATAGCTATAGAGCTTCCCCTTTCTGAAGAATCCACAGAGATAAAGGAGTGTCTTTCTCAATATGGTGCTCTCAGAGCTAATGAACTGAACCAACCAAAGGATGAATTGAGGAAAACTGTGACTCAAATTAAGAAAGATGTTCATATCCAGCTTGAACAAACACggaaaactaacaaaaatgtTCATAATATTTCAAAAGAGCTCAGGAAACTTCACCGAGAGGGGATCAACAATGCCACCAACTCGGTGACTGTGGTGGCCGTGCTGTTTGCTACCGTTGCCTTTGCAGCTATTTTTACTGTGCCTGGTGGGGACAACGATAATGGGTCAGCTGTGGTGGTGAGCAGGGCATCTTTCAaaatcttcttcatcttcaatgCCATCGCACTTTTCACATCCTTGGCTGTTGTGGTTGTTCAAATTACACTGGTTAGAGGTGAGACAAAAGCCGAAAAAAAAGTGGTGGTGATAATCAACAAGTTGATGTGGTTGGCTTCTGTGTGCACTTCGGTGGCGTTTATGGCCTCCTCTTATATAGTGGTTGGGAAGAAGCATGAGTGGGCTGCCATCTTGGTTACAGGTGTTGGGGGAGTAATAATGGCTGCGGTTCTTGGTACGATGACTTATTATGTGGTGAGATCAAAGAGGAATCGTTTAATGAGGAAGAGGGAGAAGAGGAGCGGATCCAACTCGGGGCATCATTCGGACTACTCAAACTCTGGAGTCGATCCGATTTTTGCCCTTTGA